One genomic region from Lynx canadensis isolate LIC74 chromosome E1, mLynCan4.pri.v2, whole genome shotgun sequence encodes:
- the NKIRAS2 gene encoding NF-kappa-B inhibitor-interacting Ras-like protein 2, with translation MGKSCKVVVCGQASVGKTSILEQLLYGNHVVGSEMIETQEDIYVGSIETDRGVREQVRFYDTRGLRDGAELPRHCFSCTDGYVLVYSTDSRESFQRVELLKKEIDKSKDKKEVTIVVLGNKCDLQEQRRVDPDVAQHWAKSEKVKLWEVSVADRRSLLEPFVYLASKMTQPQSKSAFPLSRKNKGSGSLDG, from the exons ATGGGGAAGAGCTGCAAGGTGGTCGTGTGTGGTCAAGCATCTGTGGGCAAAACTTCAATCCTGGAGCAGCTTCTATATGGGAACCATGTAGTAG GTTCTGAGATGATTGAGACACAGGAAGACATCTACGTGGGCTCCATTGAGACCGACCGGGGGGTGCGGGAGCAGGTGCGTTTCTACGACACCCGGGGGCTCCGGGATGGGGCCGAGCTACCCCGGCACTGCTTCTCCTGCACTGATGGCTATGTCCTGGTCTACAGCACGGATAGCCGAGAGTCCTTTCAGCGTGTAGAGCTGCTCAAGAAGGAGATCGACAAATCCAAGGACAAGAAGGAG gtCACCATCGTGGTCCTTGGCAACAAGTGTGACCTACAGGAGCAACGGCGTGTAGACCCAGACGTGGCTCAGCACTGGGCCAAGTCCGAGAAGGTGAAGCTGTGGGAGGTATCTGTGGCTGACCGCCGCTCTCTGCTGGAGCCCTTCGTCTACCTGGCCAGCAAGATGACCCAGCCCCAGAGCAAGTCTGCTTTCCCCCTCAGCCGCAAGAACAAGGGCAGCGGCTCCTTGGACGGCTGA
- the ZNF385C gene encoding zinc finger protein 385C isoform X3 — protein sequence MFFFLKVWLLPKVLSLPPPLPQTFKTKDCKTTGLEGPTLRTSLGPHPGAGGLFASWEKELGPRQSWGGGGGRTHPFRFQWVSHPLCQPCCDCVGISERGLGLTCNKLETQCISQSPWCCVCVRTPLAWDSWAGPASSAPSPLLASLPLPARPLQPPLDFKHLLAFHFNGATPLSLTPNFSTMDPIQKAVISHTFGVPSPLKKKLFISCNICHLRFNSANQAEAHYKGHKHARKLKAVEAAKSKQRPQTLARDGVLVSPTLTPASGSPGEPHSKAVPAAPPPGPQLQPPLTLTDPTPREPAHSDLLDAASSSSSSSCPPCSPEPGREAPGPEPSVAAVGNGVNGEGRSEKGRLYCPTCKVTVNSASQLQAHNTGAKHRWMVEGQRGAPRRGRGRPVPRGGGHKAKRVAGGQGSRQGPSPPFHCALCQLQVNSETQLKQSKLALQKQLTKTLAARFLPSPIPAAAAAICALPGPLALRPAPTAATTLFPAPILGPALFRTPAGAVRPATGPIVFAPY from the exons ATGTTCTTCTTCCTCAAAGTCTGGTTGCTCCCCAAAGTTCTGAGCCTTCCCCCACCCTTGCCTCAGACCTTTAAGACCAAAGACTGTAAAACCACAGGGCTGGAAGGGCCAACTCTGAGGACCAGCCTCGGGCCACACCCAGGAGCTGGAGGGCTTTTTGCCTCCTGGGAGAAGGAGTTGGGGCCTcgccagagctggggaggggggggggggaggacacaTCCCTTCAGATTCCAATGGGTTTCCCATCCCCTCTGTCAGCCTTGCTGTGACTGTGTGGGCATTAGTGAGAGGGGTTTGGGTTTAACTTGCAATAAACTGGAAACCCAGTGCATCTCGCAGTCTCCatggtgctgtgtgtgtgtcaggaCTCCTCTGGCCTGGGATTCATGGG CAGGCCCGGCCTCCAgcgcccccagccccctgctggcctccctgcccctgcctgccagGCCTCTGCAGCCCCCGCTGGACTTCAAGCACTTGCTCGCCTTCCACTTCAATGGCGCTACCCCGCTCAGTCTCACCCCCAACTTCAGCACG ATGGACCCAATCCAGAAAGCTGTCATCAGCCACACGTTTGGGGTCCCCTCCCCTCTGAAGAAGAAGCTCTTCATTTCCTGTAACATCTGTCACCTGAGGTTCAACTCAGCG aaccAAGCTGAAGCACATTACAAAGGCCACAAACATGCCAGAAAACTCAAGGCTGTCGAAGCCGCCAAGAGCAAGCAGAGGCCACAAACCCTGGCCCGGGATGGGGTGCTGGTGTCCCCCACCCTGACTCCAGCCAGTGGATCCCCTGGAGAGCCGCACAGCAAAG CCGTTCCTGcagccccaccccctggcccccaACTCCAGCCACCGCTGACTTTGACCGACCCCACGCCGAGGGAGCCGGCTCACTCAGATCTCTTGGATGctgcctcctcttcctcttcttcctcctgcccACCCTGCTCCCCGGAGCCTGGGAGAGAGGCGCCAGGGCCTGAGCCCTCAGTGGCTGCTGTGGGAAACGGTGTGAACGGGGAGGGCAGGAGCGAGAAGGGGCGCCTCTATTGCCCCACGTGCAAGGTGACAGTGAACTCTGCCTCCCAGCTTCAGGCTCACAACACAG gAGCCAAGCACCGGTGGATGGTGGAAGGTCAGCGAGGTGCTCCTCGAAGGGGCCGGGGCCGCCCTGTGCCCCGGGGAGGCGGACACAAGGCCAAGAGAGTGGCAGGGGGCCAGGGCAGCCGACAGGGGCCCAGCCCCCCCTTTCACTGTGCCCTGTGTCAGCTCCAGGTCAATTCGGAGACCCAACTCAAGCAG tCGAAGCTAGCCTTGCAGAAGCAACTCACCAAGACACTTGCAGCCCGCTTCCTGCCCAGCCCGATCCCCGCCGCTGCCGCAGCCATCTGTGCGCTGCCAGGGCCCCTGGCCCTCAGGCCTGCCCCCACAGCAGCCACCACCCTCTTCCCAGCTCCCATCCTGGGCCCGGCTCTGTTTCGCACCCCAGCAGGAGCCGTCCGCCCTGCCACAGGGCCCATCGTCTTTGCCCCCTACTAG
- the ZNF385C gene encoding zinc finger protein 385C isoform X2 has product MFFFLKVWLLPKVLSLPPPLPQTFKTKDCKTTGLEGPTLRTSLGPHPGAGGLFASWEKELGPRQSWGGGGGRTHPFRFQWVSHPLCQPCCDCVGISERGLGLTCNKLETQCISQSPWCCVCVRTPLAWDSWAGPASSAPSPLLASLPLPARPLQPPLDFKHLLAFHFNGATPLSLTPNFSTMDPIQKAVISHTFGVPSPLKKKLFISCNICHLRFNSANQAEAHYKGHKHARKLKAVEAAKSKQRPQTLARDGVLVSPTLTPASGSPGEPHSKAVPAAPPPGPQLQPPLTLTDPTPREPAHSDLLDAASSSSSSSCPPCSPEPGREAPGPEPSVAAVGNGVNGEGRSEKGRLYCPTCKVTVNSASQLQAHNTGAKHRWMVEGQRGAPRRGRGRPVPRGGGHKAKRVAGGQGSRQGPSPPFHCALCQLQVNSETQLKQHLSSRRHKDRLAGKPPKPSSQHSKLQKHAALASKLALQKQLTKTLAARFLPSPIPAAAAAICALPGPLALRPAPTAATTLFPAPILGPALFRTPAGAVRPATGPIVFAPY; this is encoded by the exons ATGTTCTTCTTCCTCAAAGTCTGGTTGCTCCCCAAAGTTCTGAGCCTTCCCCCACCCTTGCCTCAGACCTTTAAGACCAAAGACTGTAAAACCACAGGGCTGGAAGGGCCAACTCTGAGGACCAGCCTCGGGCCACACCCAGGAGCTGGAGGGCTTTTTGCCTCCTGGGAGAAGGAGTTGGGGCCTcgccagagctggggaggggggggggggaggacacaTCCCTTCAGATTCCAATGGGTTTCCCATCCCCTCTGTCAGCCTTGCTGTGACTGTGTGGGCATTAGTGAGAGGGGTTTGGGTTTAACTTGCAATAAACTGGAAACCCAGTGCATCTCGCAGTCTCCatggtgctgtgtgtgtgtcaggaCTCCTCTGGCCTGGGATTCATGGG CAGGCCCGGCCTCCAgcgcccccagccccctgctggcctccctgcccctgcctgccagGCCTCTGCAGCCCCCGCTGGACTTCAAGCACTTGCTCGCCTTCCACTTCAATGGCGCTACCCCGCTCAGTCTCACCCCCAACTTCAGCACG ATGGACCCAATCCAGAAAGCTGTCATCAGCCACACGTTTGGGGTCCCCTCCCCTCTGAAGAAGAAGCTCTTCATTTCCTGTAACATCTGTCACCTGAGGTTCAACTCAGCG aaccAAGCTGAAGCACATTACAAAGGCCACAAACATGCCAGAAAACTCAAGGCTGTCGAAGCCGCCAAGAGCAAGCAGAGGCCACAAACCCTGGCCCGGGATGGGGTGCTGGTGTCCCCCACCCTGACTCCAGCCAGTGGATCCCCTGGAGAGCCGCACAGCAAAG CCGTTCCTGcagccccaccccctggcccccaACTCCAGCCACCGCTGACTTTGACCGACCCCACGCCGAGGGAGCCGGCTCACTCAGATCTCTTGGATGctgcctcctcttcctcttcttcctcctgcccACCCTGCTCCCCGGAGCCTGGGAGAGAGGCGCCAGGGCCTGAGCCCTCAGTGGCTGCTGTGGGAAACGGTGTGAACGGGGAGGGCAGGAGCGAGAAGGGGCGCCTCTATTGCCCCACGTGCAAGGTGACAGTGAACTCTGCCTCCCAGCTTCAGGCTCACAACACAG gAGCCAAGCACCGGTGGATGGTGGAAGGTCAGCGAGGTGCTCCTCGAAGGGGCCGGGGCCGCCCTGTGCCCCGGGGAGGCGGACACAAGGCCAAGAGAGTGGCAGGGGGCCAGGGCAGCCGACAGGGGCCCAGCCCCCCCTTTCACTGTGCCCTGTGTCAGCTCCAGGTCAATTCGGAGACCCAACTCAAGCAG CACCTGAGCAGCAGGAGGCACAAAGACCGCCTGGCTGGGAAGCCCCCCAAGCCCTCCAGCCAGCACAGCAAGCTGCAGAAACATGCAGCGCTGGCT tCGAAGCTAGCCTTGCAGAAGCAACTCACCAAGACACTTGCAGCCCGCTTCCTGCCCAGCCCGATCCCCGCCGCTGCCGCAGCCATCTGTGCGCTGCCAGGGCCCCTGGCCCTCAGGCCTGCCCCCACAGCAGCCACCACCCTCTTCCCAGCTCCCATCCTGGGCCCGGCTCTGTTTCGCACCCCAGCAGGAGCCGTCCGCCCTGCCACAGGGCCCATCGTCTTTGCCCCCTACTAG
- the ZNF385C gene encoding zinc finger protein 385C isoform X1 codes for MFFFLKVWLLPKVLSLPPPLPQTFKTKDCKTTGLEGPTLRTSLGPHPGAGGLFASWEKELGPRQSWGGGGGRTHPFRFQWVSHPLCQPCCDCVGISERGLGLTCNKLETQCISQSPWCCVCVRTPLAWDSWAGPASSAPSPLLASLPLPARPLQPPLDFKHLLAFHFNGATPLSLTPNFSTMDPIQKAVISHTFGVPSPLKKKLFISCNICHLRFNSANQAEAHYKGHKHARKLKAVEAAKSKQRPQTLARDGVLVSPTLTPASGSPGEPHSKAVPAAPPPGPQLQPPLTLTDPTPREPAHSDLLDAASSSSSSSCPPCSPEPGREAPGPEPSVAAVGNGVNGEGRSEKGRLYCPTCKVTVNSASQLQAHNTGAKHRWMVEGQRGAPRRGRGRPVPRGGGHKAKRVAGGQGSRQGPSPPFHCALCQLQVNSETQLKQHLSSRRHKDRLAGKPPKPSSQHSKLQKHAALAVSILKSKLALQKQLTKTLAARFLPSPIPAAAAAICALPGPLALRPAPTAATTLFPAPILGPALFRTPAGAVRPATGPIVFAPY; via the exons ATGTTCTTCTTCCTCAAAGTCTGGTTGCTCCCCAAAGTTCTGAGCCTTCCCCCACCCTTGCCTCAGACCTTTAAGACCAAAGACTGTAAAACCACAGGGCTGGAAGGGCCAACTCTGAGGACCAGCCTCGGGCCACACCCAGGAGCTGGAGGGCTTTTTGCCTCCTGGGAGAAGGAGTTGGGGCCTcgccagagctggggaggggggggggggaggacacaTCCCTTCAGATTCCAATGGGTTTCCCATCCCCTCTGTCAGCCTTGCTGTGACTGTGTGGGCATTAGTGAGAGGGGTTTGGGTTTAACTTGCAATAAACTGGAAACCCAGTGCATCTCGCAGTCTCCatggtgctgtgtgtgtgtcaggaCTCCTCTGGCCTGGGATTCATGGG CAGGCCCGGCCTCCAgcgcccccagccccctgctggcctccctgcccctgcctgccagGCCTCTGCAGCCCCCGCTGGACTTCAAGCACTTGCTCGCCTTCCACTTCAATGGCGCTACCCCGCTCAGTCTCACCCCCAACTTCAGCACG ATGGACCCAATCCAGAAAGCTGTCATCAGCCACACGTTTGGGGTCCCCTCCCCTCTGAAGAAGAAGCTCTTCATTTCCTGTAACATCTGTCACCTGAGGTTCAACTCAGCG aaccAAGCTGAAGCACATTACAAAGGCCACAAACATGCCAGAAAACTCAAGGCTGTCGAAGCCGCCAAGAGCAAGCAGAGGCCACAAACCCTGGCCCGGGATGGGGTGCTGGTGTCCCCCACCCTGACTCCAGCCAGTGGATCCCCTGGAGAGCCGCACAGCAAAG CCGTTCCTGcagccccaccccctggcccccaACTCCAGCCACCGCTGACTTTGACCGACCCCACGCCGAGGGAGCCGGCTCACTCAGATCTCTTGGATGctgcctcctcttcctcttcttcctcctgcccACCCTGCTCCCCGGAGCCTGGGAGAGAGGCGCCAGGGCCTGAGCCCTCAGTGGCTGCTGTGGGAAACGGTGTGAACGGGGAGGGCAGGAGCGAGAAGGGGCGCCTCTATTGCCCCACGTGCAAGGTGACAGTGAACTCTGCCTCCCAGCTTCAGGCTCACAACACAG gAGCCAAGCACCGGTGGATGGTGGAAGGTCAGCGAGGTGCTCCTCGAAGGGGCCGGGGCCGCCCTGTGCCCCGGGGAGGCGGACACAAGGCCAAGAGAGTGGCAGGGGGCCAGGGCAGCCGACAGGGGCCCAGCCCCCCCTTTCACTGTGCCCTGTGTCAGCTCCAGGTCAATTCGGAGACCCAACTCAAGCAG CACCTGAGCAGCAGGAGGCACAAAGACCGCCTGGCTGGGAAGCCCCCCAAGCCCTCCAGCCAGCACAGCAAGCTGCAGAAACATGCAGCGCTGGCTGTGAGTATCCTCAAG tCGAAGCTAGCCTTGCAGAAGCAACTCACCAAGACACTTGCAGCCCGCTTCCTGCCCAGCCCGATCCCCGCCGCTGCCGCAGCCATCTGTGCGCTGCCAGGGCCCCTGGCCCTCAGGCCTGCCCCCACAGCAGCCACCACCCTCTTCCCAGCTCCCATCCTGGGCCCGGCTCTGTTTCGCACCCCAGCAGGAGCCGTCCGCCCTGCCACAGGGCCCATCGTCTTTGCCCCCTACTAG
- the CE1H17orf113 gene encoding transmembrane protein C17orf113 homolog, whose amino-acid sequence MVPPGKKPAGEASNSNKKCKRYFNEHWKEEFPWLDFDYERKLMFCLECRQALVRNKHGKAENAFTVGTDNFQRHALLRHVTSGAHRQALAVNRGQPTFEGQAEGGGAYPDLATTPTPTGVKVEVDPAKVAVLTTVYCMAKEDVPDDRCSALLELQRFNLCQALLGTEHGDYYSPRRVRDMQVAIASVLHTEACQRLKASPYVGLVLDETRDWPESHSLALFATSVSPCDGQPATTFLGSVELQEGEATAGQLLDILQAFGVSAPKLAWLSSSLPSDRLGRVGPQLRAACPLLTELHCLPGRTDPEPPAYLSEYESVLDALFRLHGGPSSHMVPELRAALDLAAIDLAGPRPVPWASLLPIVEAVAEAWPCLVPTLEASAPASPTAKALALALRQFTFVAFTHLLLDTLPSMQKLTLVLQPEEPDLALLQPLVMAAAASLQALRSSGGARLQGFLQELASSSSDLGGGRCTYRGVELVGYSEAAVRGLQRLRGAFLDSMRRGLRDSYPGPSLDAVAAFAAIFDSRGYPQAPEELGAHGEGALRVLLRAFAPAVVRQRALGDFALFKRVVCSLGRLGPRALCAKLACARSELHELFPDFAALAALALALPAGAGLLDKVGRSRELRWWGQSGAGEGRGGPAVKIAVDGPPLHEFDFALAVEFLESGWAEGLLGSQLT is encoded by the exons ATGGTACCCCCGGGGAAGAAACCAGCGGGAGAGGCCTCCAACTCCAACAAAAAATGCAAGCGTTACTTTAACGAGCACTGGAAGGAGGAGTTCCCCTGGCTGGACTTCGACTACGAGCGGAAGCTGATGTTTTGTCTCGAGTGCCGCCAGGCCCTGGTGCGGAACAAGCACGGCAAAGCCGAGAACGCCTTCACCGTGGGCACCGACAACTTCCAGCGCCACGCCCTGCTGCGCCACGTGACCTCGGGGGCTCACcgccaggctctggctgtcaacCGGGGCCAGCCCACTTTTGAGGGCCaagctgagggaggaggggcctaCCCAGACCtggccaccacccccacccccacgggcgTCAAGGTGGAGGTGGACCCGGCCAAAGTGGCGGTGCTGACCACGGTGTACTGTATGGCCAAGGAGGACGTGCCCGACGACCGCTGCTCTGCCCTGCTTGAGCTGCAGAGGTTCAACCTGTGCCAGGCGCTGCTGGGCACGGAGCATGGCGATTACTACAGCCCCAGGAGGGTGAGGGACATGCAG GTGGCCATTGCCAGTGTCTTGCACACAGAGGCCTGCCAGCGCCTGAAGGCATCCCCATATGTGGGGCTGGTGTTGGACGAGACCAGGGACTGGCCCGAGTCCCACAGTCTGGCCTTGTTTGCCACTTCGGTGTCCCCCTGTGATGGCCAGCCTGCTACCACCTTCCTGGGCAGTGTGGAGCTACAGGAGGGTGAGGCCACCGCTGGCCAACTCCTGGACATCCTGCAGGCCTTCGGCGTGTCTGCACCCAAGCTGGCCTGGCTCAGCTCGAGCCTCCCCAGTGACCGCCTTGGGCGTGTGGGCCCACAACTCCGGGCCGCCTGCCCGCTGCTCACCGAACTACACTGCCTCCCTGGCCGGACAGATCCCGAGCCCCCTGCCTACCTAAGCGAATATGAAAGTGTGCTGGATGCCCTATTCCGCCTCCATGGTGGCCCCAGTTCTCACATGGTCCCTGAGCTGCGGGCAGCACTGGACCTTGCAGCTATTGACTTGGCAGGACCGCGGCCAGTGCCCTGGGCCTCCTTGCTGCCTATCGTGGAAGCTGTGGCTGAGGCTTGGCCTTGCCTGGTGCCCACGCTGGAGGCCTCTGCTCCAGCCTCCCCTACAGCCAAGGCACTGGCCCTCGCCCTACGCCAGTTCACCTTCGTGGCCTTCACCCACCTGCTGCTGGACACTCTGCCATCCATGCAGAAGCTCACCCTTGTCCTGCAGCCTGAAGAGCCGGACTTGGCCTTGTTGCAACCCCTGGTGATGGCAGCCGCAGCCTCCCTCCAAGCCCTGCGCAGCTCGGGTGGGGCGCGCCTCCAGGGCTTCCTGCAGGAGCTGGCGTCCTCCAGCTCTGACTTGGGCGGTGGGCGCTGCACCTACCGCGGCGTGGAGCTGGTCGGCTACTCCGAGGCTGCGGTGCGGGGCTTGCAGCGGCTGCGGGGGGCCTTCCTAGACTCCATGCGGCGGGGGCTGCGGGACTCCTACCCCGGGCCCTCGCTGGACGCCGTGGCCGCCTTCGCGGCGATCTTCGACTCGCGCGGCTACCCGCAGGCACCCGAGGAGCTGGGCGCGCACGGCGAGGGGGCACTGCGGGTGCTGCTGCGCGCCTTCGCCCCCGCCGTGGTGCGCCAGAGGGCGCTGGGCGACTTCGCGCTCTTCAAGCGCGTGGTGTGCAGCCTCGGGCGGCTGGGCCCGCGGGCCTTGTGCGCCAAGCTGGCCTGCGCGCGCTCCGAGCTGCACGAGCTCTTCCCGGACTTCGCCGCCCTTGCCGCCCTGGCCTTGGCGCTGCCCGCGGGCGCCGGCCTCCTGGACAAGGTGGGCCGCAGCCGGGAGCTGCGGTGGTGGGGGCAGAGCGGGGCAGGGGAAGGCCGGGGTGGCCCGGCGGTGAAGATCGCCGTGGATGGGCCCCCGCTGCACGAGTTTGACTTTGCACTCGCCGTGGAGTTCTTGGAGAGTGGGTGGGCGGAGGGGCTCCTGGGGTCACAGCTCACGTGA